Proteins from a single region of Macaca fascicularis isolate 582-1 chromosome 17, T2T-MFA8v1.1:
- the VPS36 gene encoding vacuolar protein-sorting-associated protein 36 isoform X3, with protein MDRFVWTSGLLEINETLVIQQRGVRIYDGEEKIKFDAGTLLLSTHRLIWRDQKNHECCMAVLLSQIVFIEEQAAGIGKSAKIVVHLHPAPPNKEPGPFQSSKNSYIKLSFKEHGQIEFYRRLSEEMTQRRWENMPVSQSLQTNRGPQPGRIRAVGIVGIERKLEEKRKETDKNISEVYLGLAKSNQNLFLKGIKKKCKFACC; from the exons ATGGACCGATTCGTTTGGACCAGCGGCCTCCTGGAGATCAACGAGACCCTGGTGATCCAGCAGCGCGGGGTGCGAATCTACGATGGCGAGGAGAAG ATAAAATTTGATGCTGGAACTCTCCTTCTTAGTACACACCGACTGATTTGGAGAGATCAGAAAAATCAT GAGTGTTGCATGGCCGTTCTCCTTTCCCAAATTGTGTTCATTGAAGAACAGGCAGCTGGAATTGGGAAGAG TGCCAAAATAGTGGTTCATCTTCACCCAGCTCCTCCTAACAAAGAACCTGGCCCATTCCAGAGTAGTAAGAACTCCTACATCAAACTCTCCTTCAAAGAACATGGTCAGATTGAG TTTTACAGGCGTTTATCAGAGGAAATGACACAGAGAAGATGGGAGAATATGCCAGTTTCCCAGTCATTACAAACAAATAGAGGACCCcag ccagGAAGAATAAGGGCTGTAGGAATTGTAGGTATTGAaaggaaactggaagaaaaaagaaaagaaacggaCAAAAACATTTCTGAG GTCTACCTCGGGCTGGCAAAATCTAACCAAAACCTCTTtctaaaaggaataaaaaagaaatgcaaatttgcTTGCTGTTAG
- the CKAP2 gene encoding cytoskeleton-associated protein 2 isoform X4 → MSTPAVPQDLQLPPSQRAQSAFKEQRRQKLKEHLLRRKTLFAYKQENEVLSSSRGRRVVTSEDQVQEGAKVLKLKTKMADKENMKRPAESKNNTTVEKNCIPLKPSNELTNSTVVIDTHKSKDNNQTPHLLLTEGDPQSQHMTLSQAFHLKNNGKKKQMTTEKPKQDANVPKKPVLGSYRGQIVQSKINSFRKPLQVKDESFAATKKLSATIPKATKPQPVNTSSVTVKSNRSSNMAATTKFVSTTSQNTQLVRPPIRSHHSNTQDTVKQGISRTSANVTIRKGPREKELLQSKTALSSVKTSSSQNIIRNKTLSRCIASEVVTRPVSLSNDKLMEKSKPVDQRRHTTGKATVDSRSAQPKETSEERKAHLSEWKAGKGRVLKRPPNSVVTQHEPEGQNEKPVGSFWTTMAEEDEQRLFTEKVNNTFSECLNLINEVRRNIRSS, encoded by the exons ATGAGCACCCCGGCTGTGCCCCAGGACCTGCAGCTGCCCCCGAGTCAGAGGGCCCAGTCCGCATTCAAAG AGCAAAGAAGACAAAAACTCAAGGAACATCTGTTGAGAAGAAAAACGCTTTTTGCATACAAGCAGGAAAATGAGGTGTTATCCAG tagtAGAGGTCGGAGAGTTGTGACATCTGAGGACCAAGTTCAAGAAGGGGCTAAAGTGctgaaacttaaaacaaaaatg gctgataaagaaaatatgaagagaCCTGCAGAGAGCAAAAATAATACAACAGTGGAGAAAAATTGCATTCCTTTAAAACCTTCAAATGAACTAACCAATTCAACTGTAGTAATTGACACGCATAAATCTAAGGATAATAATCAGACTCCGCATTTGTTACTAACTGAAGGTGATCCCCAAAGTCAACATATGACATTAAGTCAGGCATTTCACCTTAAAAACAAtggtaaaaagaaacaaatgactaCAGAAAAACCAAAGCAAGATGCTAACGTACCCAAGAAACCTGTGCTTGGATCTTATCGTGGCCAGATTGTTCAGtctaaaattaattcatttaggaAACCTTTACAAGTCAAAGATGAGAGTTTTGCAGCAACAAAGAAACTTTCAGCCACTATCCCTAAGGCCACAAAGCCTCAGCCTGTAAACACCAGCAGTGTAACAGTGAAAAGTAATAGATCCTCCAATATGGCTGCCACTACTAAATTTGTGAGCACTACATCTCAGAACACACAACTTGTGCGACCTCCTATTAGAAGTCATCACAGTAATACCCAGGACACTGTGAAACAAGGCATCAGTAGAACCTCTGCCAATGTTACAATCCGGAAAGGGCCTCGTGAAAAAGAACTATTACAATCAAAAACAGCTTTATCTAGTGTCAAAACCAGTTCTTctcaaaatataataagaaataagaCACTATCAAGATGCATAGCATCTGAAGTTGTAACCAGGCCTGTTTCATTGTCTAATGATAAACTGATGGAAAAGTCAAAGCCTGTTGACCAGCGAAGACATACTACAGGAAAAGCAACTGTTGATAGTAGATCAGCTCAGCCCAAAGAAACCTCAGAAGAGAGAAA AGCTCATCTGAGTGAGTGGAAAGCTGGCAAAGGAAGAGTTCTGAAAAGGCCCCCTAACTCAGTAGTTACTCAGCATGAGCCTGAAGGACAAAATGAAAAACCAGTTGGGTCTTTTTGGACTACCATGGCAGAAGAAGATGAACAAAGATTATTTACTGAAAAAGTAAACAACACATTTTCTGAATGCCTGAACTTGATTAATGAG gtgagaagaaacatcagaagcAGTTGA
- the CKAP2 gene encoding cytoskeleton-associated protein 2 isoform X5 translates to MSTPAVPQDLQLPPSQRAQSAFKEQRRQKLKEHLLRRKTLFAYKQENEVLSSRGRRVVTSEDQVQEGAKVLKLKTKMADKENMKRPAESKNNTTVEKNCIPLKPSNELTNSTVVIDTHKSKDNNQTPHLLLTEGDPQSQHMTLSQAFHLKNNGKKKQMTTEKPKQDANVPKKPVLGSYRGQIVQSKINSFRKPLQVKDESFAATKKLSATIPKATKPQPVNTSSVTVKSNRSSNMAATTKFVSTTSQNTQLVRPPIRSHHSNTQDTVKQGISRTSANVTIRKGPREKELLQSKTALSSVKTSSSQNIIRNKTLSRCIASEVVTRPVSLSNDKLMEKSKPVDQRRHTTGKATVDSRSAQPKETSEERKAHLSEWKAGKGRVLKRPPNSVVTQHEPEGQNEKPVGSFWTTMAEEDEQRLFTEKVNNTFSECLNLINEVRRNIRSS, encoded by the exons ATGAGCACCCCGGCTGTGCCCCAGGACCTGCAGCTGCCCCCGAGTCAGAGGGCCCAGTCCGCATTCAAAG AGCAAAGAAGACAAAAACTCAAGGAACATCTGTTGAGAAGAAAAACGCTTTTTGCATACAAGCAGGAAAATGAGGTGTTATCCAG tAGAGGTCGGAGAGTTGTGACATCTGAGGACCAAGTTCAAGAAGGGGCTAAAGTGctgaaacttaaaacaaaaatg gctgataaagaaaatatgaagagaCCTGCAGAGAGCAAAAATAATACAACAGTGGAGAAAAATTGCATTCCTTTAAAACCTTCAAATGAACTAACCAATTCAACTGTAGTAATTGACACGCATAAATCTAAGGATAATAATCAGACTCCGCATTTGTTACTAACTGAAGGTGATCCCCAAAGTCAACATATGACATTAAGTCAGGCATTTCACCTTAAAAACAAtggtaaaaagaaacaaatgactaCAGAAAAACCAAAGCAAGATGCTAACGTACCCAAGAAACCTGTGCTTGGATCTTATCGTGGCCAGATTGTTCAGtctaaaattaattcatttaggaAACCTTTACAAGTCAAAGATGAGAGTTTTGCAGCAACAAAGAAACTTTCAGCCACTATCCCTAAGGCCACAAAGCCTCAGCCTGTAAACACCAGCAGTGTAACAGTGAAAAGTAATAGATCCTCCAATATGGCTGCCACTACTAAATTTGTGAGCACTACATCTCAGAACACACAACTTGTGCGACCTCCTATTAGAAGTCATCACAGTAATACCCAGGACACTGTGAAACAAGGCATCAGTAGAACCTCTGCCAATGTTACAATCCGGAAAGGGCCTCGTGAAAAAGAACTATTACAATCAAAAACAGCTTTATCTAGTGTCAAAACCAGTTCTTctcaaaatataataagaaataagaCACTATCAAGATGCATAGCATCTGAAGTTGTAACCAGGCCTGTTTCATTGTCTAATGATAAACTGATGGAAAAGTCAAAGCCTGTTGACCAGCGAAGACATACTACAGGAAAAGCAACTGTTGATAGTAGATCAGCTCAGCCCAAAGAAACCTCAGAAGAGAGAAA AGCTCATCTGAGTGAGTGGAAAGCTGGCAAAGGAAGAGTTCTGAAAAGGCCCCCTAACTCAGTAGTTACTCAGCATGAGCCTGAAGGACAAAATGAAAAACCAGTTGGGTCTTTTTGGACTACCATGGCAGAAGAAGATGAACAAAGATTATTTACTGAAAAAGTAAACAACACATTTTCTGAATGCCTGAACTTGATTAATGAG gtgagaagaaacatcagaagcAGTTGA